The nucleotide window GCCATCGTGTCCACGAGGGAAATCGAGTGCGGCAGCGAGGACGGGGCCCTTTCGAAGTAGCGATACTGGCCGGGGTAGGCATCGTCCACTTCGGCATAGCGGCCATACACCGGGTCGTAGACCGCGGTCTCAAAGTCGAACGAGCGCGTGTGCTTCCTGTGCTCGATCCGCCAGTCATGATCGGTCCACCAGATCGCATCCACGCCGACCGACTCCGCCATCGCCGTGTGCCACTCCATGCTGCCGTCGCCTTCGCTGAGGCTCCCGTGAACATGGAGCGCGATGGAATGGGTCTCTTCCCCGGCACCGGGAAAGACGGCGGGCGCGGAACCGGCGGACAGCGCGAAGAAGGCCATCGTGGACAGGACCCGCCTCATCGAACAACCGTCACTCTTCGCACGGAGGATGGCCCGCCGTCGAGCATGACCCGTGCAAAGTACACGCCCGCGGCCACGCGCTGTCCGGACGCGTCCCGCCCGTCCCAGACGATCTGATGACGCCCCGCGGGGAGTGTCCCCGGAGTCCGTTCACAGATCCGGCGGCCGCGTACATCGTGGAACGACACCTCAAGCCGGGAAGCCTCCGCGATGCCCACGAGAAGCGTGGCACCGCCACGAGACGGGTTCGATGCAATGGCGAGCGAAAGCGCCGGCGCGTCCGCCGATTCCGGCGCGGACAGCGCGTCCAGCGGGGCACAGAGCGACTTTGTGTGCGTGGAGTCGGTGATGGGACAGGAGCGCACGGGACCCGTGATCGTCTGGAGGATGATGGAGTAGTCGTTCGTCCCCCACCAGTTGAGCGTGGCGTCCAGCGAGTCCGCGCCAATGCTCTCGTTCACGAGATTCGAAAGCCCCCCCGGCCCGTTGCCGAAGATGTCGTTGGCGCGGGAGAGATCACCGCCGAGAGTCGCATGAGACCCGGAGCGCAGGCGAATGCCGGTGGAAACCCCGCCGGTGATCCGCGTTTCCGACAGAACCAGTCCGGTGGAGAGGCCGTCCACAAGAACGACATCCTCCGCAAGGCTCGCGCCGTCCAGCGTCACATGGGAAACCACGGTCGGCTCCACCAGAGCGGTCGCATGAAGGAGCGCCGGAGCGGCACTCCCCGCGGCAACGCGCGTGAGGTTCGTCCCCGCGCCGAGAAGGTGAATGCCGTCGGTCAGGGTGATCGGTCCGGAATGGTCCCCGGCGCACAATCCCACGACATCTCCCGGAAGCGCGGCGGCCAATGCGGCGGCCAGCGTGGGATGATCGTCCGGCACCAGAAGCGTCGCGTTCCCCGGGCACCCGCACCCCGCCACGCGTGCGCCGATGAGCGTCCCGCACGGACTGTTCTCCGGCAGGCACGGGGATCCCGGCAGCGTCAGCGTGAAGACCCCTCCCGGGCCGTCGCAGAAGCCCGGGTCGGCGGAGAAGTTCCCCTCCGCGTCCAGTCGCGACGCCAGCGCTCCGGTCCAGTCGCCACCGGCATTTCCGAAGAAGTCCGAGCAGGACACGGCAAGCTGGCACGCGGGATCCACCGACACCGCCTCTCCGGCGGAGCCCGCCGCGACAATCGTCGCGTGGATCTCCGGTGCGGAACCGGCCTCTCCGCGCACGCCTCCGCCGAGGCCTCCCGCCGCGTTCGCGTACAGCGTGCATCCGGCCACGACCGGGGCGGAGCCGTCGCCGCAGTGAAGTGCGCCACCGTCGCCGGGGGTCGAGTTGGCCAGAAGAAGACAATCGCGGAACTCCGGCGAGGAGTGGATCGCCGAGATCGCACCGCCGCGGACTCCAGCCGTATTCCCGGCCACGGTGCATTCCGTGATCGTTCCCGTCGCGTTCCAGAAATCGAACGCGCCGCCGCTGAACGGGGTCGCTTCGTTCGCGCTGATCTCGCAGCGGGCGACCTCCACCACCGATCGCTTCGCCACGAAGAACGCGCCCCCATTGGCCGCCGTGTTGGAGTCGACGCGGCAGTTCTCAAACCGCGGGTAGGAGTACTCCACATAGACTGCCCCGCCGCTGCCCGCGCTGTTGCCGACGAAGTCGCACGCCTCTACGAAGCTCCGGTCCTTGCGGTAAAGATAGAGCGCACCCGCTCCTGCGCCGGTCGCATTCGTGGAGAACTGACAGTCGGTCAGAGTGGTCCGTGTGGAATCCAGAAAGACGGCGCCGCCATCTCCCGGGAGTTCCGTGGCAAAGGCGGTGTTGCCGGAGAAGGAGCAGCCGGAGATCACGGGCGCGCCGCCGCGCGCAAAGACCGCGCCGCCCGCCGCCCAGTCGGATGCGTACGCGGCGTTGCCCGTGAAGACGCACGCCGTGAGCGCCACCGAGGAACCGTCGCACCCGATGGCCCCCCCGTACTTGGCGTCGTGGTCGCGAAACACACAGTCCGTTGCCGAAACATCCGCGTCCGTGCAGCGGAGTCCTCCGCCCAGCCCGTCGGGGTATCCTCCCGCGGCCACCCCCCCCGCAATCGTCAACCCCACGAGCGCCGCGCCCTGCACCTGGTGGGCGTCAAACACGCGCCCCGCGCCTCCGGCATCGATCGTGACGCAGGCGGGGTCGCCGTCTGCGCTTCGGATGGTCACGCCTTCCTTCAGCGAGATTCCCCACTCGGCATAGACTCCGCACGCCAGCTCCACCGCGTCCCCGGCGGAAGCCGAGTCCACCGCAGCGGCAATGTCGGGCGCATCGGCCGGAACCATCCATGTTCGAGCCGACACGGAAGTGCCGGCCAGAGAGAGGACCGCTCCGGCCAGAAGGAGAATCCGCGACAAGACGACCCTTTCCGCCGGTCCGCGCACGGGTCTCACCGGGGGAGGCGGGACCTGAGGGGGCATCCGGCTCGGGGGGGAACTCCGAGAATGATAGCTGTGTGTGGATAGATTCTACTGTATGTGGGGGATCCTGCTCAACTACGGCGGGCCTGACGGGGGACGCCAGGCCCGGATTTCCTTGGATTCACCGCATCAGGACCACTTTTCCGACTGCTGCCCCGATTTCGCGGCCCTCCGCGACCACTGCCACGCGCAAGAAATAGACTCCTGCCGCTACGCCCACCCCGTCCTGATCCCGGGCATCCCACACGGCCTGCCCCTCGCCCGGCGCGACGGGCTCACGGGAGATCCTGCGCACCCGTCTTCCGCTGACATCGTGGATGTCCACGGTGACCCGCTCCGCACGCCTCGCAAGATGCCAGCGAATGCCCACCGTTCCCCGGACCGGGTTCTCCTGCGACAGAAGCTGAAGAACCGGCCCAGCCGGAACTGCGCCCGTCTCCGGTGCGCCGGTCATTTCGGAAATGTCGATCTGCCACCACTCTTCCCCGTTCGTTCCATACACAAGCTTCGACGAGTCGTGCGTGTCGAATCCGATCGCCTGACAGTTCGCCAGCGGCGGCGTTCCGTTTCCGGCCATGGCCGTCCACACGCCGGTTCCGATCCGGTGCATCCA belongs to Gemmatimonadota bacterium and includes:
- a CDS encoding right-handed parallel beta-helix repeat-containing protein, with translation MSRILLLAGAVLSLAGTSVSARTWMVPADAPDIAAAVDSASAGDAVELACGVYAEWGISLKEGVTIRSADGDPACVTIDAGGAGRVFDAHQVQGAALVGLTIAGGVAAGGYPDGLGGGLRCTDADVSATDCVFRDHDAKYGGAIGCDGSSVALTACVFTGNAAYASDWAAGGAVFARGGAPVISGCSFSGNTAFATELPGDGGAVFLDSTRTTLTDCQFSTNATGAGAGALYLYRKDRSFVEACDFVGNSAGSGGAVYVEYSYPRFENCRVDSNTAANGGAFFVAKRSVVEVARCEISANEATPFSGGAFDFWNATGTITECTVAGNTAGVRGGAISAIHSSPEFRDCLLLANSTPGDGGALHCGDGSAPVVAGCTLYANAAGGLGGGVRGEAGSAPEIHATIVAAGSAGEAVSVDPACQLAVSCSDFFGNAGGDWTGALASRLDAEGNFSADPGFCDGPGGVFTLTLPGSPCLPENSPCGTLIGARVAGCGCPGNATLLVPDDHPTLAAALAAALPGDVVGLCAGDHSGPITLTDGIHLLGAGTNLTRVAAGSAAPALLHATALVEPTVVSHVTLDGASLAEDVVLVDGLSTGLVLSETRITGGVSTGIRLRSGSHATLGGDLSRANDIFGNGPGGLSNLVNESIGADSLDATLNWWGTNDYSIILQTITGPVRSCPITDSTHTKSLCAPLDALSAPESADAPALSLAIASNPSRGGATLLVGIAEASRLEVSFHDVRGRRICERTPGTLPAGRHQIVWDGRDASGQRVAAGVYFARVMLDGGPSSVRRVTVVR